One window from the genome of Bradyrhizobium xenonodulans encodes:
- the ygfZ gene encoding CAF17-like 4Fe-4S cluster assembly/insertion protein YgfZ, which translates to MKSAFLPDRGVIKVAGEDARNFLNGLVTTDVDKLKPGLGRFGALLTPQGKIIVDFLITEAPAGHGGGFLIDCPKALADGLATKLKFYKLRAKVTVENLDLGVLAAWDGQPAAQPDLAFTDPRNGELGTRILIPEDLKQKLTDLIGAELVDVTDYEAHRIALGVPRGGLDFMYSDAFPHETNMDRLAGVDFDKGCYVGQEVVSRMQHRGTARTRSVKVLLDDLSPELGVSVMAGDKSVGTMGSSAKGKGIALVRIDRVADALDAGQPLTAGGLTVTLAEPDVVRIPLKQPTA; encoded by the coding sequence ATGAAATCAGCGTTTCTTCCCGACCGGGGCGTGATCAAGGTCGCGGGCGAGGATGCGCGCAACTTCCTCAACGGCCTCGTCACGACCGATGTCGACAAGCTCAAGCCGGGCCTGGGGCGATTCGGCGCGCTGCTGACGCCGCAGGGCAAGATCATCGTGGATTTCCTGATCACGGAAGCGCCCGCCGGCCATGGCGGCGGGTTCCTGATCGACTGTCCGAAGGCGCTGGCCGACGGCCTCGCCACCAAGCTGAAATTCTACAAGCTGCGCGCCAAGGTCACGGTGGAAAACCTCGATCTCGGCGTGCTCGCGGCCTGGGACGGCCAGCCTGCGGCGCAACCGGACCTCGCCTTCACTGACCCGCGCAATGGCGAGCTCGGCACCCGCATCCTGATCCCCGAAGATCTCAAGCAGAAGCTGACCGACCTGATCGGCGCCGAGCTGGTCGATGTGACCGACTACGAGGCGCACCGCATCGCGCTCGGCGTGCCGCGTGGCGGGCTCGATTTCATGTACAGCGATGCCTTCCCGCACGAGACCAATATGGACCGCCTTGCCGGCGTCGATTTCGACAAGGGCTGCTATGTCGGCCAGGAGGTCGTCTCGCGGATGCAGCATCGCGGCACTGCGCGCACCCGCAGCGTCAAGGTGCTGCTCGATGACCTCTCTCCGGAACTCGGCGTGAGCGTCATGGCCGGTGACAAGTCGGTCGGCACGATGGGCTCGTCGGCGAAAGGCAAGGGCATCGCGCTGGTGCGCATCGACCGCGTCGCCGATGCGCTCGATGCCGGCCAGCCGCTCACCGCCGGCGGCCTCACCGTGACGCTTGCCGAACCTGACGTCGTCCGCATTCCCTTGAAGCAGCCCACCGCATGA
- a CDS encoding dihydroorotase, translated as MTQRFDVILKGGTVVNQDGEGVRDVGITNGRIAELGPLSQASAAEVIDCKGLHILPGVMDTQVHFREPGLEQKEDLETGSRSAVMGGVTAVFEMPNTSPLTVTEATFTDKVKRAHHRMHCDFAFFIGGTRENVQDLPVLERAPGCAGVKVFIGSSTGALLVEDDESLRRIFQVIRRRAAFHAEDEYRLNERKPLRIEGDTRSHPVWRDETAALMATQRLVKLAHETGKRIHVLHISTKEEIEFLRDHKGVASCEATPHHLTLVAPECYERLGTLAQMNPPVRGADHRAGIWRGIEQGIIDVLGSDHAPHTLEEKQKTYPASPSGMTGVQTLVPLMLDHVNAGRLSLARFVDLTSAGPARLYNMACKGRIAAGYDADFTIVDLKRSETITNKWVASKAGWTPYDGVRVTGWPVGTFIRGRRVMWQGELVTASQGEPVRFLETLKQ; from the coding sequence ATGACCCAGCGTTTCGATGTGATCCTCAAGGGCGGCACCGTTGTCAACCAGGACGGCGAGGGTGTTCGCGATGTGGGCATCACCAACGGCCGGATCGCCGAGCTGGGCCCGCTGTCGCAAGCTAGCGCCGCGGAAGTGATCGACTGCAAGGGCCTGCACATCCTGCCCGGCGTGATGGACACGCAGGTGCATTTCCGTGAGCCCGGGCTGGAGCAGAAGGAAGACCTCGAGACCGGTTCGCGCAGCGCCGTAATGGGCGGCGTCACGGCGGTGTTCGAGATGCCGAACACCTCGCCGCTCACGGTGACGGAGGCCACTTTCACCGACAAGGTGAAGCGGGCCCATCACCGCATGCATTGCGATTTCGCCTTCTTCATCGGCGGCACCCGCGAGAACGTGCAGGACCTGCCGGTACTCGAACGCGCGCCGGGCTGCGCCGGCGTCAAGGTGTTCATCGGCTCCTCGACTGGCGCGCTCCTGGTGGAGGACGACGAAAGCCTGCGCCGCATTTTTCAAGTGATCCGCCGCCGCGCGGCCTTCCACGCTGAGGACGAGTACCGCCTCAACGAGCGCAAGCCGCTGCGCATCGAAGGTGACACGCGCTCGCATCCGGTCTGGCGCGACGAGACCGCGGCGCTGATGGCGACGCAGCGTCTGGTCAAGCTCGCGCACGAGACCGGCAAGCGCATCCACGTGCTGCACATCTCGACCAAGGAAGAGATCGAGTTCCTGCGCGACCACAAGGGCGTCGCCTCCTGCGAGGCGACGCCGCACCATCTCACGCTGGTCGCGCCCGAATGCTACGAGCGGCTCGGCACGCTCGCGCAGATGAACCCGCCAGTGCGCGGCGCCGATCACCGCGCCGGCATCTGGCGCGGCATCGAGCAAGGCATCATTGACGTGCTCGGCTCCGACCACGCTCCGCACACGCTGGAAGAGAAACAGAAGACCTATCCGGCCTCGCCCTCCGGCATGACCGGCGTGCAGACGCTGGTGCCGCTGATGCTCGACCACGTCAATGCCGGCCGCTTGTCGCTGGCAAGGTTCGTAGATCTCACCAGCGCTGGTCCCGCCCGCCTCTACAACATGGCCTGCAAGGGCCGCATCGCCGCCGGCTACGATGCCGACTTCACCATCGTCGATCTCAAGCGCAGCGAGACCATCACCAACAAATGGGTGGCGTCCAAGGCCGGCTGGACACCCTATGATGGTGTCCGCGTGACGGGCTGGCCCGTCGGTACCTTCATCCGCGGCCGCCGCGTGATGTGGCAGGGCGAGCTGGTGACGGCCTCGCAAGGCGAGCCGGTGCGGTTTCTGGAGACGCTGAAGCAGTAG
- a CDS encoding sulfurtransferase — translation MSQPSPLITTEQLAAILGDPNLRLYDCTTYNEPVPPGSDVPYRAVPGDKTFAAGHIPGADFLDLQGEFSDTSAQQFFMMPDVAQLEAAFGRHGLDADKTIVLYSIGTMMWSTRFWWMLRSLGVDAQVLDGGFDKWKAEGRSIETGAPKGYPATAFKAAPRAGFFVDKTIVKARIGDPSAVIVNALGPQFHQGLEPSRYGRPGRVPGSVNVPAATLAKADKTLTTLADAEAKFAAAGVTRDKSVILYCGGGISATIDLLMLTQLGYDKLTLYDASMGEWARDPALPIETD, via the coding sequence ATGTCCCAACCATCACCCCTCATCACCACCGAGCAACTCGCCGCTATCCTCGGCGATCCCAACCTTCGCCTTTACGACTGCACGACCTATAACGAGCCGGTCCCACCCGGCAGCGACGTGCCCTATCGCGCCGTGCCCGGCGACAAGACCTTCGCCGCCGGCCACATCCCGGGCGCCGATTTCCTCGATCTGCAAGGCGAGTTCTCCGACACGTCCGCGCAACAGTTCTTCATGATGCCCGACGTGGCCCAGCTGGAAGCCGCGTTCGGCCGCCACGGCCTCGATGCGGACAAGACGATCGTGCTCTACAGCATCGGCACGATGATGTGGTCGACGCGGTTCTGGTGGATGCTGCGCTCGCTCGGCGTCGATGCACAGGTGCTCGACGGCGGCTTCGACAAATGGAAAGCCGAGGGGCGCTCGATTGAGACCGGAGCACCGAAAGGCTATCCGGCCACGGCCTTCAAGGCCGCGCCGCGCGCGGGCTTCTTCGTCGACAAGACCATCGTGAAGGCGCGGATCGGTGATCCCTCGGCGGTGATCGTCAACGCGCTCGGTCCGCAGTTTCACCAGGGCCTCGAGCCGAGCCGTTACGGCCGGCCCGGCCGCGTGCCCGGCAGCGTCAATGTTCCCGCGGCCACGCTCGCCAAGGCCGACAAGACGCTGACGACGCTTGCGGATGCCGAAGCGAAATTCGCCGCGGCAGGCGTCACGCGCGACAAGAGCGTGATTCTCTATTGCGGCGGCGGCATCTCGGCGACGATCGACCTGCTCATGCTGACGCAGCTCGGCTACGACAAGCTGACGCTGTACGATGCCTCCATGGGCGAGTGGGCGAGGGATCCGGCGCTGCCGATCGAGACGGATTAG
- a CDS encoding RNA polymerase sigma factor produces MQRTAAGLSPGAKTSEIRTSEAELIDRARGRDEAALREIMQANNRRLYRLARGILRSDTEAEDVVQETYVRAFTHLDGFRGESGLSTWLSRIAINEALGRARGARPHVELGLVSEATLEAQIIKFPASPAGDPERTMAQREIQRVVERAIDELPDVFRMVFVARVMEGMNIEETADLLGVKPETVKTRLHRARTMLRENVEKEIGPVVMDAFPFAGWRCERLTEAVLKRLGVGG; encoded by the coding sequence ATGCAACGGACCGCAGCCGGCCTGTCCCCCGGCGCCAAGACCTCTGAAATCCGGACATCGGAAGCCGAGTTGATCGACCGCGCGCGGGGCCGTGACGAGGCCGCGCTGCGCGAGATCATGCAGGCCAACAACCGCAGGCTCTACCGTCTTGCCCGCGGTATCCTGCGCAGCGACACTGAGGCCGAGGACGTGGTGCAGGAAACCTACGTCCGCGCCTTCACCCATCTCGATGGCTTCAGGGGCGAGTCGGGATTGTCGACCTGGCTATCGCGCATCGCCATCAACGAGGCTCTTGGCCGGGCGCGAGGCGCCAGGCCGCATGTCGAGCTCGGCTTGGTGTCCGAAGCGACGCTCGAGGCGCAGATCATTAAATTTCCCGCTTCTCCCGCAGGCGATCCGGAAAGGACCATGGCCCAACGTGAAATCCAGCGCGTCGTCGAGCGCGCCATCGACGAGTTGCCGGATGTCTTCCGCATGGTCTTCGTCGCACGCGTCATGGAGGGGATGAACATCGAGGAGACCGCCGATCTGCTCGGCGTCAAGCCGGAGACTGTGAAGACCCGGCTGCACCGGGCTCGTACCATGCTGCGTGAGAACGTCGAGAAGGAGATCGGCCCGGTGGTGATGGATGCGTTCCCGTTCGCCGGGTGGCGCTGCGAGCGGTTGACCGAAGCCGTGCTGAAACGGCTCGGCGTCGGCGGTTGA
- a CDS encoding DUF4142 domain-containing protein — MSTRWSAAIAAAILLSGPAVLGGASGADKPTDPQIAHTAYTAGVIDINAAKQAQKKAKSKDVKAFAEDMLRDHEAVNKQALALVKKLNVTPEDNDTSRALSKQASDKLAELDKLSGAAFDKAYVANEVAYHKAVNGALETQLIPSASNAELKSLLQTGLKIFQGHQQHAEHVAAELK, encoded by the coding sequence ATGTCCACCCGATGGAGCGCGGCGATCGCCGCAGCAATTCTTTTGTCAGGCCCCGCGGTGCTTGGGGGCGCCAGCGGAGCCGACAAGCCCACCGATCCGCAGATCGCGCACACCGCCTACACCGCTGGTGTGATCGACATCAACGCGGCCAAGCAGGCGCAGAAGAAGGCCAAGAGCAAGGACGTGAAGGCGTTTGCCGAGGATATGCTGCGCGACCACGAGGCGGTCAACAAGCAGGCGCTCGCGCTGGTCAAGAAGCTGAACGTCACGCCTGAAGACAACGACACCAGCCGCGCGCTGTCGAAGCAGGCGAGTGACAAGCTGGCCGAGCTCGACAAGCTGAGTGGCGCAGCGTTCGACAAGGCTTATGTCGCCAACGAGGTCGCCTATCACAAGGCGGTCAACGGCGCGCTGGAGACCCAGCTCATTCCGTCCGCCAGTAATGCCGAGCTGAAGAGCCTGCTGCAGACCGGCCTGAAGATTTTCCAGGGCCATCAGCAGCACGCCGAGCATGTCGCGGCCGAACTGAAATAG
- a CDS encoding cupredoxin domain-containing protein encodes MKPGRLASIAPAVVFLSVVVPVRAATIEISMDNLVVSPAELSAKVGDTIEWINKDVFAHTATAKNGDFDVTLPPKKSAIFVLKKAGTVDYYCRFHPNMRATLKVEP; translated from the coding sequence ATGAAGCCGGGACGCCTCGCTTCGATCGCGCCTGCGGTCGTCTTCCTGTCGGTGGTCGTCCCGGTGCGCGCGGCGACCATCGAGATCTCGATGGACAATCTCGTGGTGTCTCCGGCCGAACTATCGGCGAAGGTGGGCGATACCATCGAATGGATCAACAAGGACGTCTTCGCCCACACCGCCACGGCGAAGAACGGCGATTTCGACGTGACGCTGCCGCCGAAGAAGTCGGCCATTTTCGTTCTGAAGAAGGCGGGAACCGTCGATTATTACTGCCGCTTTCATCCCAACATGAGAGCGACGCTCAAGGTCGAACCGTGA
- a CDS encoding TIGR02301 family protein yields MSTRFLAIFALILACASVPTRAQDVAAPFDADLQRLAEILGGLHYLRGICGANEGNKWRSEMQALIDAETPSGERRTRMIAGFNRGYNGFQQTYRSCTPAATVAIRRYIEEGSKISRDLTARYAN; encoded by the coding sequence ATGTCCACGCGATTTCTGGCCATTTTTGCCCTGATTCTCGCCTGCGCCTCCGTGCCCACGAGGGCCCAGGACGTGGCGGCGCCTTTCGACGCCGATTTGCAGCGGCTGGCGGAGATTTTGGGCGGCCTGCACTATCTGCGCGGCATCTGCGGGGCCAACGAGGGCAACAAATGGCGCAGCGAGATGCAGGCGCTGATCGATGCCGAAACCCCTTCCGGCGAACGCCGCACCCGCATGATCGCCGGCTTCAACCGCGGCTATAACGGCTTTCAGCAGACCTACCGGAGCTGCACGCCGGCCGCCACCGTCGCGATCCGCCGCTATATCGAGGAAGGCTCGAAGATCTCGCGCGATCTCACGGCGCGCTACGCGAACTGA
- a CDS encoding NUDIX hydrolase, with protein sequence MSAVVQPTRPQIAVSAAIFRDGKVLLTRRARSPAKGFYSLPGGRVEFGESLHQALSREVDEETGLSIEIVDLAGWREVLPATAGAGHYLIMSFAARWVAREPVLNDELDDYRWIAPDALGSLGDLKLTGGLEDVIQSAARLIGP encoded by the coding sequence ATGTCTGCGGTCGTCCAGCCCACCCGTCCCCAGATCGCGGTCAGCGCGGCGATTTTTCGCGATGGCAAGGTGCTGCTGACCCGCCGCGCCCGCTCGCCCGCCAAGGGCTTCTATTCGCTGCCGGGCGGCCGGGTCGAGTTCGGCGAATCGCTGCATCAGGCCCTGAGCCGTGAGGTCGACGAGGAAACCGGCCTCAGCATCGAGATCGTGGACCTTGCCGGCTGGCGCGAGGTGCTGCCGGCCACGGCCGGCGCCGGTCACTATCTGATCATGTCCTTTGCCGCTCGCTGGGTGGCCAGGGAGCCCGTTCTGAACGACGAACTCGACGATTACCGCTGGATCGCCCCGGATGCCTTGGGCAGCCTCGGCGACCTCAAGCTGACCGGGGGGCTGGAGGACGTCATCCAGTCCGCCGCGCGCCTGATTGGCCCCTGA
- a CDS encoding SOS response-associated peptidase, with protein sequence MCGRFVITSAPAALRQLFGYIEQPNFPSRYNVAPTQPIPVVWSENGARHFRLMRWGLLPGWVKDPRGFTLLINARSETVLEKPAFKNAIRRRRGLIPADGYYEWKAEGGRKQPFFIHRADGEPLGFAALFETWIGPNGEELDTVAIVTAAASEDLAALHDRVPVTISPRDFERWLDCRGDDVEGVLSLMAAPRIGEFAWHPVSTRVNRVANDDDQLLLPISAEEMEAEAEAAKPKKVARKVAAGPADDGQGSLF encoded by the coding sequence ATGTGTGGACGCTTTGTCATAACTTCGGCCCCCGCGGCTTTACGGCAACTGTTCGGCTACATCGAGCAGCCGAATTTCCCGTCTCGGTACAATGTCGCCCCGACGCAACCGATTCCGGTCGTATGGAGCGAGAACGGTGCGCGCCATTTCCGCCTGATGCGTTGGGGCCTGCTGCCGGGCTGGGTCAAGGATCCCCGCGGATTTACGTTGTTGATCAACGCCCGCTCGGAGACGGTGCTGGAGAAGCCCGCTTTCAAAAACGCGATTCGCCGGCGCCGCGGCCTGATCCCGGCCGACGGGTATTACGAATGGAAGGCGGAGGGCGGCCGCAAGCAGCCGTTCTTCATCCACCGCGCCGACGGCGAGCCGCTCGGCTTTGCCGCTTTGTTCGAGACCTGGATCGGGCCGAACGGCGAGGAGCTCGATACCGTCGCGATCGTCACCGCGGCGGCTAGCGAGGATCTCGCCGCGCTGCATGACCGCGTGCCGGTCACCATCAGCCCGCGCGATTTCGAACGTTGGCTCGATTGCCGCGGCGACGATGTCGAGGGCGTGCTTTCGCTGATGGCCGCCCCGCGCATCGGCGAATTCGCCTGGCATCCGGTCTCCACCCGCGTCAACCGCGTCGCCAACGACGACGACCAATTGCTGCTGCCGATCAGCGCGGAGGAGATGGAGGCGGAGGCAGAAGCGGCGAAGCCGAAGAAGGTCGCGCGGAAGGTTGCGGCTGGCCCGGCGGATGACGGGCAGGGGTCGTTGTTCTGA
- a CDS encoding CaiB/BaiF CoA transferase family protein, whose protein sequence is MTRPFEGVKILDFTQVLAGPYASYQLALLGADVIKVERREGEDMRRTPLSREWAERGLAPAFQAVNGNKRSLTMDLQKPEAIAIVKKLAAQVDVVMENFRPGVMDKLGIGYQVLSAINPKLIYCAVSGFGQTGPDRLRPGYDGKMQALSGIMAITGHPETGPTRAGFAVCDVLSGATAAFGVSSALYQRDRTGKGQLIDVSMLEATMAFLSGQIADWSVAGHRQQLSGNQAVSRRTTANLFKCGDGHILLAVNNEKQYRALMAALGREDTLSDPRFADWFARNENEPALRAIIEEALAAKPAREWETILEDAGAPCASIWKVEEVIDHPQVKARGAIQELDTQYGRLRFAGSGFKLAHGGGKLDRMAPELGADTDAVLGELGFDAAEIAALRAREVV, encoded by the coding sequence GTGACGCGACCGTTCGAGGGCGTGAAGATCCTGGACTTCACGCAAGTGCTGGCCGGGCCCTATGCGAGCTACCAGCTCGCGCTGCTCGGCGCGGACGTCATCAAGGTCGAGCGGCGCGAGGGCGAGGACATGCGCCGCACGCCGCTCAGCCGCGAATGGGCCGAGCGTGGCCTCGCGCCGGCCTTCCAGGCCGTCAACGGCAACAAGCGCAGCCTGACGATGGACCTGCAAAAGCCGGAGGCGATCGCGATCGTGAAGAAGCTGGCGGCGCAAGTCGACGTCGTCATGGAGAATTTCCGCCCCGGCGTGATGGACAAGCTCGGCATCGGCTACCAGGTGCTGTCCGCGATCAATCCCAAGCTGATCTATTGCGCGGTCTCAGGCTTCGGCCAGACCGGCCCGGACCGCCTGCGGCCCGGCTATGACGGCAAGATGCAGGCGCTGTCAGGCATCATGGCGATCACCGGCCATCCCGAAACGGGACCGACACGCGCGGGCTTTGCAGTGTGCGACGTGCTCTCCGGCGCGACGGCTGCGTTCGGCGTGTCGAGCGCACTGTACCAGCGCGACCGCACCGGCAAGGGACAGCTCATCGACGTCTCCATGCTGGAGGCGACGATGGCGTTTCTCTCCGGCCAGATCGCGGACTGGTCGGTCGCCGGCCATCGCCAGCAGCTCTCGGGCAACCAGGCCGTCAGCCGCAGAACCACGGCAAACCTTTTCAAATGCGGCGACGGCCACATCCTGCTCGCGGTCAACAACGAGAAGCAGTATCGCGCGCTGATGGCTGCGCTCGGCCGCGAGGACACGCTGTCAGATCCGCGCTTTGCCGACTGGTTCGCGCGCAACGAGAACGAGCCGGCCCTGCGCGCCATCATCGAGGAGGCGCTCGCGGCAAAACCCGCGCGCGAATGGGAGACGATCCTGGAGGACGCCGGCGCGCCCTGCGCCAGCATCTGGAAGGTCGAGGAGGTGATCGACCATCCGCAAGTGAAGGCACGTGGTGCGATCCAGGAGCTGGATACGCAATACGGCCGCCTGCGCTTTGCCGGCAGCGGCTTCAAGCTCGCGCATGGTGGGGGGAAGCTCGATCGCATGGCGCCGGAGCTGGGCGCAGATACCGACGCGGTGCTGGGGGAGCTGGGTTTCGATGCGGCGGAGATTGCGGCGCTGAGGGCAAGGGAGGTTGTGTAG
- a CDS encoding glycine/sarcosine/betaine reductase selenoprotein B family protein — MSASRDDEFGFAPDYDAPVPYMQRTRDYYAAIGYTTAYRWAHYTAAPFQPLKKTLAQSRVTIITTAAPYDPTKGDQGPGAAYNGSAKFYQVYDGDTSKAHDLRISHIGYDRKHTTATDNGTWFPLPQLLQASAAGRIGEVSQRFFGAPTNRSHRVTLDTDAPEILARAVADMVDAAVLVPNCPVCHQTTALVARHLEANGIPTVVMGCAKDIIEHAAVPRFLFSDFPLGNSAGKPHDVASQAQTLELALRLLESASGPQTTMQSPLRWSEDASWKLDYNNVAQLSPDELARRRAEFDKQKEIARGNRAA; from the coding sequence ATGTCCGCTTCGCGCGACGACGAATTCGGCTTTGCGCCCGACTACGATGCCCCCGTCCCCTACATGCAGCGCACGCGCGATTATTACGCGGCGATCGGCTACACCACGGCGTATCGCTGGGCGCACTACACCGCGGCGCCGTTCCAGCCGCTGAAGAAAACGCTGGCGCAGTCGCGGGTGACGATCATCACGACGGCCGCGCCGTACGATCCCACCAAGGGCGACCAGGGGCCGGGCGCGGCGTATAACGGCAGTGCGAAGTTCTACCAGGTCTATGACGGCGACACGTCGAAAGCGCACGATTTGCGCATCTCGCATATCGGCTACGATCGCAAGCACACCACGGCCACCGACAACGGCACCTGGTTTCCGCTGCCGCAGCTTTTGCAAGCGAGCGCCGCCGGGCGCATCGGCGAGGTGAGCCAGCGCTTCTTCGGCGCGCCGACCAACCGCAGCCATCGCGTCACGCTCGACACCGACGCGCCGGAGATTCTGGCGCGGGCCGTCGCTGACATGGTCGATGCCGCCGTGTTGGTGCCGAACTGCCCGGTCTGCCACCAGACCACCGCGCTGGTGGCGCGGCACCTCGAGGCCAACGGCATTCCGACCGTGGTGATGGGCTGCGCCAAGGACATCATCGAGCACGCCGCCGTGCCGCGCTTTTTGTTCAGCGACTTCCCGCTCGGCAATTCCGCCGGCAAGCCGCACGACGTCGCCTCGCAGGCGCAGACGCTCGAACTGGCGCTTCGGTTGCTTGAGAGCGCTAGCGGGCCGCAGACCACGATGCAGTCGCCGCTGCGCTGGAGCGAGGACGCCTCCTGGAAGCTCGACTACAACAACGTCGCGCAGCTCTCGCCGGACGAGCTGGCGCGCCGCCGCGCCGAATTCGACAAGCAGAAGGAGATCGCGCGCGGCAACCGCGCCGCCTGA
- a CDS encoding ISAs1 family transposase produces MDRFSECFEDLPDPRADNALHDLTELLFIALMATLCGATSCTDMALFARLKAYLWQDVLVLKHGLPSHDTFSRVFRMLDPKAFEAAFRRFMEAFAQGAQIARPQGVIALDGKALRRGYESGKSHMPPVMVTAWAAQTRMALANVLAPNNNEAAGALQLLELLQLKGCVVTADALHCHRGMAKQIVTQGGDYVLAVKENQPALLADAKAAIAAAARKGKKPVATADADHGRKERRSALVVPVKDMAEKHNFPALKAVARITSKRGKDKAVERYFLMSQNYSRTQVLRIVRTHWTIENGLHWPLDVILDEDLARNRKDNGPANLAVLRRLALNVARAHPDSTISLRLKLKRAGWNDAFFFELLGHMR; encoded by the coding sequence ATGGATCGATTTTCGGAGTGCTTCGAAGACCTGCCCGACCCGCGTGCGGACAATGCGCTGCACGACCTGACGGAGCTTTTGTTCATCGCGCTGATGGCGACGTTGTGCGGAGCGACGAGTTGCACCGACATGGCGCTGTTTGCGCGGCTGAAGGCTTATCTTTGGCAGGACGTGCTGGTGCTCAAGCATGGCTTGCCGAGCCATGACACGTTCAGCCGAGTGTTCCGCATGCTCGATCCAAAAGCATTCGAGGCGGCATTCCGCCGCTTTATGGAAGCCTTCGCTCAAGGCGCGCAGATTGCACGGCCGCAAGGCGTGATCGCGTTGGACGGCAAGGCGCTGCGGCGTGGCTACGAGAGCGGCAAAAGCCACATGCCGCCGGTGATGGTGACGGCGTGGGCAGCGCAGACGCGCATGGCGCTGGCCAACGTTCTGGCGCCGAACAACAACGAAGCCGCCGGCGCTTTGCAACTGCTCGAACTCTTGCAACTCAAAGGCTGCGTCGTGACGGCCGATGCACTGCATTGTCACCGAGGGATGGCCAAGCAGATCGTGACGCAGGGCGGCGACTACGTGCTGGCGGTGAAGGAGAACCAGCCCGCCCTGCTGGCTGACGCCAAGGCCGCGATTGCCGCAGCGGCGCGCAAGGGGAAGAAGCCGGTTGCTACCGCCGATGCAGACCATGGGCGTAAGGAAAGACGCAGCGCGCTTGTCGTGCCCGTCAAAGACATGGCCGAGAAACATAACTTTCCCGCCCTCAAAGCTGTCGCCCGGATCACCAGCAAGCGCGGCAAGGACAAAGCTGTCGAGCGCTACTTCCTGATGAGCCAAAACTACAGTCGCACACAGGTTTTGCGCATCGTTCGCACCCATTGGACCATCGAAAACGGCCTGCACTGGCCGCTCGACGTCATCCTCGACGAGGATCTGGCCCGCAACCGCAAGGACAACGGTCCTGCCAACCTTGCCGTCCTCAGGCGACTTGCCCTCAACGTCGCCAGAGCTCACCCCGACAGCACCATCTCCTTGCGTCTCAAGCTCAAGCGGGCCGGCTGGAACGATGCCTTCTTCTTCGAACTCCTCGGCCACATGCGATAG
- a CDS encoding NUDIX domain-containing protein — MTISDRVRIKDVRVLSDNWTPLKTTTFEYKRGNGEWQTQHRETYERDNAAAVLPYNRARRSVILVKQFRLPAFIRGYDDLLIEAAAGVLDDAAPEVRIRAEAEEETGYRLHHVEKVFEAFMSPGAVTEKLHFFVAEYEPSMRVSDGGGLEHEGEDIEVLELSIDEALAMIADGRIIDAKAIMLLQYAALHVFR, encoded by the coding sequence ATGACGATTTCCGACCGCGTCCGCATCAAGGACGTCCGCGTGCTCTCGGACAACTGGACGCCCCTGAAGACCACCACGTTCGAGTACAAGCGCGGCAATGGCGAGTGGCAGACGCAGCACCGCGAAACCTATGAGCGCGACAACGCCGCCGCCGTGCTGCCGTACAACCGCGCACGGCGCAGCGTGATCCTGGTGAAGCAATTCCGCCTGCCGGCGTTCATCCGCGGCTACGACGATCTGCTGATCGAAGCGGCCGCGGGCGTGCTGGACGACGCTGCCCCCGAGGTCCGCATCCGCGCCGAGGCCGAGGAGGAAACCGGCTATCGCCTGCACCACGTCGAGAAAGTGTTCGAGGCGTTCATGAGCCCCGGTGCCGTGACCGAGAAGCTGCATTTCTTCGTCGCCGAGTACGAGCCTTCCATGCGGGTCAGCGACGGCGGCGGCCTCGAACACGAGGGCGAGGACATCGAGGTGCTGGAACTGTCCATCGACGAGGCGCTGGCGATGATCGCCGACGGCCGCATCATCGACGCCAAGGCGATCATGCTGCTGCAATACGCGGCGCTGCATGTGTTCAGGTAG
- a CDS encoding GNAT family acetyltransferase, which produces MKTLEVDAINDSDVENVVALWQRCGLTRPWNDPHADIALARRRDNSTILIGRDGGAIVATIMVGHDGHRGWVYYVAVDPNCQKRGYGRMVMAAAEDWLRAAGILKLQLLVRRGNAQANAFYGSLGFEESTSVMFQKWLDGRQQ; this is translated from the coding sequence GTGAAGACTCTCGAGGTCGACGCGATCAATGATTCCGACGTCGAGAACGTCGTCGCACTGTGGCAGCGCTGCGGCCTGACGCGGCCCTGGAACGATCCGCATGCCGACATCGCGCTCGCGCGGCGGCGCGACAATTCCACCATCCTGATCGGCCGCGATGGCGGCGCCATCGTCGCCACCATCATGGTCGGCCATGACGGCCATCGCGGCTGGGTCTATTACGTCGCCGTCGATCCCAACTGCCAGAAGCGAGGCTATGGCCGGATGGTCATGGCGGCAGCCGAGGACTGGCTGCGCGCGGCGGGCATTCTGAAGCTCCAGCTCCTGGTCCGGCGCGGGAATGCGCAGGCCAACGCGTTCTACGGGTCGCTGGGTTTCGAGGAATCGACATCGGTGATGTTCCAGAAATGGCTCGACGGAAGACAGCAATGA